Below is a window of Plasmodium chabaudi chabaudi strain AS genome assembly, chromosome: 10 DNA.
tttaacaatattttttatgaaaatttcatatatttatagctttatatacaaattaatgtaaaataaccaatggtattatatatagtaaatTGACATAATTAATACGAAATATCATACGTACAAATATAAGTAAATAAAACTAGtatgatattttatatataaaaagacaattttttttattttaaaattttttatggaattaaaaaaattaaatatatactggAAAAATGAATCCCaaattaatacaaataagtTTATCTCTTCTTTTAATGTGCTTATGCAACGCACACGATAACGGGGTAAAACATtgcatattaaattataatatggtTGCGTTTtacattataaaataaaatttaattttaaatatattcaaaatttatgcatttttagaaaaaaaataaaaatgaagcTAGGATTACAAAATCGAATCGATTGGCATCAGAACTCGAAAACGATGAAGTAGGAGTAGAAGTACATGACGACCAACCATTTTATAAAGACCAACCAATTTATAAAGAGCAACCAATTTATAAAGAGCAACCAGTTTATGAGGATCAATCAAATTATGAAGACCAACCAGGTTATGACGATCAATCACTTTATGAAGGGCAACAAAATCATGAAGTGCTCGCCGTAAGAGATAAAAATGGGAAGCCCGtcgataaaaataatttaaaaaataatataaaaatcgtTTTTATCGATTTAGATGGaacattattaaatgatCGACATAAAGCATCCAAATTAAATATCGAAAGTTTAGCAAAGGCACAAAATaaaggaataaaaatagctatTTCTACTGGTCGTCCAATGTTTTCAGCTAATGGTGTAATAGGAGAAGatgctaaaaaaaataatttaagttTAATGCCaggaatatatttaaacgGCTGTGTCACTTATGGACCTAATGGTGAGAACATAattgataattatatggatgaaaaattagtgatggatatatataatttttcaaaggAAAACAATTTACTTAGACGTATGATTTGGTATAGTTCAGAAAAAGCATATGCATTTGaaattaatgaatatatttatgaatatcTGGCTGTTGAACCTATAATGCCTGATATTATTGATGAagaaacattaaaaaagacaaaaatataCCAAATTTTGATTAGATTAGATAAAGAAAACTTATCAagtgtaataaaaatgtatcaAGACAAATTTTCGGATCGAATTTCTGTAGCGAATTcatttaaaacatatatggAATTGTTTCATcctaatacaaataaatttgaagGCGTAAAAGCATTATGCAAGCATTTCGATATAAGTTTAAATGATGCATTAGCTATAGGAGATGGGGACAACGATATTGAGATGTTACAAGGCGTGGAAACTTCAATATCAGTACAGAATGCTCCTAGTGAAATAAAGGAATGCGCAAAATATGTAGCTCCATCAAACAATGATGATGCGGTACATCATGCATTACGAACATTTTGTggcatttaaaataaaaaaccgAAAGAgataagcatatatataaaatgttacgaaattcaaataataataattaaatggATCTTTATGAAtcctattattttcattatcctTTCcagtattataatatatattattatcaatattgttattaatttttttaattaaatattgtttttgttCTCCTTCTACGTTTCTatgcaataatatatgtttatgttGTGTTTTCACATTTTATGGCTtgtttattgtttttattattgttttcgttattgtttttgttattgtttttgtttGTTTAGTAACCTTTATTGGTAGAGTTGCAATTTtctactatatatattgaagTGTGCCagcaaatatatacataaatgtAGGTTTTATGAAAGGAAAAATAGTATGTTTAGTTTACttgttttttaacttttaatttttaatttttggtTAAGGGTGTGTTTTGTGGAACCCATATATGGGTTAGGGTTATGTATCATATtacatttaattttgtataatttttaataatttgttaatatttattagtttaaggaattgttttaaatatacataagaAATAAGTTATTAAAAGTGATAGAATAAGTTGTAGTTTATATtagtatttattattttgattttgtAAAAGATTTGAAAGACAAACAttaaggaaaaaatataaataataaagataaaaacaaatgataaGCGTGTTAATTGAGGATGGTGAtcgatatattttatgacaTTTCTATATTGTGAGacaattaattattaacaagttttaagttttatgataataacaaaagtacgaaaaataaatttttaacgTTAAAAAAGCGATTAAACTAATATAAAAGACAATTacatagaaaatataattgaattatagcattaattatttaatatattttaattaaaaaaaaacaataaattaCATAATAAACAATCATTTTAAAACGATCAAAATGTTGTGGTGGTAATTTAAATAGGCATTACGCATAGAggtaaattaattttattaatttatgtatCCCAATATTAAAGTGTTGAAAGACTTTTACTTGGAGGGTATTGTTAATTAATAGATTAAATGCGTTGTGCTAAGTTTagaatatttgtatatgtaAGATCTCTTTCTCTTTTGTTGTAGGCAGACTCGGCAGAATTGGCACCATCATAGATctacgaaaaaaaatgaataaatatataaaatatgttaatattttgcGTGTGaatatcatataatatacgaCTTATACAAAAgtgcattttatataaatgttaaaatgtgaaaaatgagaaaaaaaatgattatgtTAGTATTTTTTGAGGTTTCTTACAGCGTTGATATAAGTAACATGAACTTGATCATTGTCGCCGCTTTTAATTACAAATCCGGATATGTTATCACCTAATTTGGTTAATGCATCCTCAGGATCAATGCCAGTTTCGATTGGTTTTACATTGGAGTACAGTTCTTTCATATCAGTTTCTTGATTGATTTCAAtgttatcatttataattCTTGATGGACATAGAATTACAGTTATGTTATTTGATGTctacaaaattaatgaataaaaaaatatatgtattgtataaattaatgtataataatatgaataataaaatttttagaaaaataatggaaaataaatgtcCTTACATTAAGTACTGCGCCTaaagcatatttttttatgggaGGTGTATAATTAGGATCTATGCTTTGTTTTTCAAACAAGTATAAATCTTTCCAGTATGCACGAGAAATAATTcctaaaaaatgattattttggaaatataaatgaaatattataaatataacaaaataatagacAAAGAACAGTAAAATTGAAAGATGTGTAAATAGTGATAATCACATATTAAACTCATtaattgattattttttatgtaccATTAATAATCTTGCTACCCGATTCTTGGTTCTTATTGAAATTCCAAATCTTCCATAATAAATCATTGTactaatgaaaaaaaaacatatggataaatgtaataatgattatttaattttaagttatttttatatgttaaaTATTGTTTGGTATTTGATACTTTAGAGGCAGATGGGATTGTAACATGAAGCCTTCCAATATCCATATTTCCAATTTTCTTAGAATATATagtactatttttattttctgtaGAATAGGCAGAATAATCATTTACATCAGTCTCAGAAAGTTTTAGTAAAAGTTTTGAAGCTTGATTTGCATGCTTTAGTGATAGTAAAACTTCATGATAGTCAATATACTTCTGGCCCTTGGGTCCTTGATATATTCCATTCTCAATATGACTGGTGAAagtgataatatttttaatgggtaaaaaa
It encodes the following:
- a CDS encoding haloacid dehalogenase-like hydrolase, putative, encoding MNPKLIQISLSLLLMCLCNAHDNGKKNKNEARITKSNRLASELENDEVGVEVHDDQPFYKDQPIYKEQPIYKEQPVYEDQSNYEDQPGYDDQSLYEGQQNHEVLAVRDKNGKPVDKNNLKNNIKIVFIDLDGTLLNDRHKASKLNIESLAKAQNKGIKIAISTGRPMFSANGVIGEDAKKNNLSLMPGIYLNGCVTYGPNGENIIDNYMDEKLVMDIYNFSKENNLLRRMIWYSSEKAYAFEINEYIYEYLAVEPIMPDIIDEETLKKTKIYQILIRLDKENLSSVIKMYQDKFSDRISVANSFKTYMELFHPNTNKFEGVKALCKHFDISLNDALAIGDGDNDIEMLQGVETSISVQNAPSEIKECAKYVAPSNNDDAVHHALRTFCGI
- a CDS encoding fam-a protein, whose amino-acid sequence is MNKSYIKVALAILSLAGYMQNVIFASEAAANSDVTNSPRQKRIHIENGIYQGPKGQKYIDYHEVLLSLKHANQASKLLLKLSETDVNDYSAYSTENKNSTIYSKKIGNMDIGRLHVTIPSASKYNDLLWKIWNFNKNQESGSKIINGIISRAYWKDLYLFEKQSIDPNYTPPIKKYALGAVLNTSNNITVILCPSRIINDNIEINQETDMKELYSNVKPIETGIDPEDALTKLGDNISGFVIKSGDNDQVHVTYINAIYDGANSAESAYNKRERDLTYTNILNLAQRI